One Natator depressus isolate rNatDep1 chromosome 13, rNatDep2.hap1, whole genome shotgun sequence genomic region harbors:
- the LOC141997567 gene encoding olfactory receptor 10D3-like, with protein sequence MYFFLCNLSIVDLGFSSISTPKFLANLWAKNKTISLGGCMSQVFFWHFLGSTECLLYTVMAYDRYVAICHPLHYLLIMNRRVCALLAAGTWITSSFHATILTSLTFTLPYCGSNVVDYFFCDIFPVVKLACADTYIIETVTFTNTGMVPTTCFLLILASYVRIVYSVLKMNSAEGRRKAASTCASHLAVVTLFFGPCALVYTQPQLSKVLVTPVQIFSNVVTPMLNPAIYTLRNKEVKAALRKLRGGQTPAR encoded by the coding sequence atgtatttcttcctctgcaatcTCTCTATTGTGGACCTTGGATTCTCTTCCATCAGCACCCCTAAATTCCTGGCCAACCTCTGGGCCAAGAATAAAACCATCTCTCTGGGTGGGTGCATGTCCCAGGTCTTCTTCTGGCACTTCCTGGGCAGCACCGAGTGCCTGCTCTACACCGTCATGGCCTACGACCGGTACGTGGCCATCTGCCACCCCCTGCACTACCTGCTCATCATGAACCGGAGGGTGTGCGCcctcctggccgccggcacctgGATCACCAGCTCCTTCCATGCCACCATCCTCACCAGCCTGACCTTCACGCTGCCCTACTGCGGGTCCAATGTGGTAGACTATTTCTTCTGCGACATCTTCCCGGTGGTCAAGCTGGCCTGTGCAGACACATACATCATTGAGACTGTGACCTTCACCAACACTGGCATGGTGCCCACGACCTGCTTCCTCCTCATCCTCGCGTCCTACGTCAGGATCGTCTATTCCGTCCTGAAGATGAACTCGGCCGAAGGGCGGCGCAAAGCAGCCTCCACTTGCGCCTCGCATCTGGCGGTGGTGACGCTGTTCTTCGGGCCCTGCGCCCTGGTCTACACGCAGCCCCAGCTGAGCAAAGTGCTGGTGACCCCCGTGCAGATCTTCAGCAACGTGGTCACGCCCATGCTGAACCCGGCCATCTACACGCTGAGGAACAAGGAGGTGAAAGCGGCTCTAAGAAAACTGAGAGGGGGTCAAACGCCTGCACGTTGA